A window of Nicotiana tabacum cultivar K326 chromosome 24, ASM71507v2, whole genome shotgun sequence contains these coding sequences:
- the LOC142178281 gene encoding uncharacterized protein LOC142178281 encodes MRIALFTKNKVGFIDGTYEKNKFKKELHDQWDRCNNFFLLWIMNVVTKELYSSVVYASSAYNVWSDLQERFDNRNISRIYNLHQEIIALKQGLAPISTYFSKLKDLRDEYDAMTPIPSCGAIPYNTCHKVNRMNYNSIQGAPPMYRQKTQLYCDYCKLKGHTKDNCYKLVGYPEDYKPKRESFARNTDAAHNVQLDVTQGSKE; translated from the exons ATGAGGATTGCACTCTTCACGAAGAACAAGGTTGGTTTTATTGATGGAACATATGAGAAGAACAAGTTTAagaaggaattacatgatcagtGGGATAGATGCAATAATTTTTTTCTCTTGTGGATCATGAATGTTGTGACAAAGGAGCTTTACAGTAGTGTTGTTTATGCATCTTCAGCATATAATGTGTGGAGTGACTTACAAGAGAGGTTTGATAACAGAAACATTTCACGAATCTACAATTTGCATCAGGAAATTATTGCTTTAAAGCAAGGACTAGCACCAATTTCCACCTACTTCTCAAAGTTGAAGGATTTAAGGGATGAGTATGATGCTATGACACCTATACCATCTT GTGGTGCAATTCCCTACAACACATGTCACAAAGTTAATCGAATGAATTACAACTCAATTCAAGGGGCACCTCCAATGTACAGACAGAAAACTCAACTCTATTGTGATTACTGCAAACTAAAAGGTCACACTAAAGATAATTGTTACAAGTTAGTAGGCTACCCTGAAGATTACAAACCAAAGAGGGAGTCTTTTGCTAGAAACACTGATGCAGCTCACAATGTGCAACTTGATGTCACTCAAGGATCCAAAGAGTAG